The following are encoded in a window of Streptomyces sp. SAT1 genomic DNA:
- a CDS encoding GNAT family N-acetyltransferase: MLAEGDVVLRPIRLRDQRAWREVNRRNRNWLRPWEATIPPPAPGGPLTHRPTYRQMVRHLRAEARAGRMLPFVIEHEGRLVGQLTVAGITWGSMCSGHVGYWVDEAVAGRGVMPTAVALVVDHCFRAVGLHRLEVCIRPENGPSRRVVEKLGFREEGLRPRYLHIDGAWRDHLVFALTAEEVPDGLLSRWRRTRAARASGNTPGGGTSPGN; encoded by the coding sequence GTGCTCGCCGAGGGCGATGTCGTCCTGCGGCCGATAAGACTGCGCGACCAGCGGGCCTGGCGCGAGGTCAACCGGCGCAACCGGAACTGGCTCAGACCCTGGGAGGCGACGATCCCGCCGCCCGCCCCCGGCGGCCCCCTCACCCACCGGCCGACCTACCGGCAGATGGTGCGGCATCTGCGCGCGGAGGCCAGGGCGGGCCGGATGCTGCCGTTCGTCATCGAGCACGAGGGGCGCCTGGTCGGGCAGTTGACGGTGGCCGGGATCACCTGGGGCTCGATGTGCTCGGGGCACGTCGGCTACTGGGTGGACGAGGCGGTGGCGGGCCGCGGGGTCATGCCCACGGCCGTGGCGCTGGTCGTGGACCACTGTTTCCGCGCGGTCGGGCTGCACCGCCTGGAGGTCTGCATTCGCCCGGAGAACGGCCCGAGCCGCCGGGTCGTGGAGAAACTCGGATTCCGCGAGGAGGGGCTGCGGCCCCGATATCTCCACATCGACGGGGCCTGGCGGGACCACCTGGTCTTCGCGCTGACCGCCGAGGAGGTGCCGGACGGACTGCTGAGCCGCTGGCGCCGCACCCGCGCCGCGCGCGCCTCGGGCAACACGCCCGGTGGCGGAACGAGCCCCGGAAATTGA
- a CDS encoding gephyrin-like molybdotransferase receptor GlpR, which yields MSSSGLIYAVIVGAWAAYLVPMWLRRQDELNEARPTERFSTAIRLLSGRAGMERRYARDLRARSTEEGEPSAADPDAVTDPVDVRAFAVPPGRAPERDQQRAAERDQPREPVRERHAARNRPQPPRERAEVPAPASAPDSAPVPQPAGADDAPARTRIPAARRAPGAEAAAARARRTRVLARRRRTTVVLFLAFTLGAVVAAVGGLAFLWAPAAPAVLLSAYIAYLRTQERNRFAYQMDRRRAEAAAQRLRENRRPPRRRAALGPDTEADTEEPDAGPEPETDPGLSALAADRRALVEQTDHAEWLDQQQRERRRRPGRGESWEPVPVPLPTYVTAPVAPRATSDVDLGAPDTWSSARSSAALPEQEAAPAAAEPQAPAPDAAAGTEDRPAADGRSDARRAASARRSRERGRTPLFDQYEDGDRPRAANE from the coding sequence GTGAGCAGCAGCGGCCTCATCTACGCAGTCATTGTCGGGGCCTGGGCCGCCTACTTGGTGCCGATGTGGCTCCGTAGGCAGGACGAGCTGAACGAGGCCCGTCCGACGGAACGCTTCAGCACCGCCATCCGGCTGCTGTCCGGACGGGCGGGCATGGAGCGCCGTTACGCCAGGGACCTCAGGGCGCGCTCCACCGAGGAGGGGGAGCCCAGCGCCGCCGATCCGGACGCCGTCACCGACCCGGTGGACGTCCGGGCCTTCGCCGTGCCCCCGGGCCGTGCGCCGGAACGGGACCAGCAGCGCGCAGCGGAGCGGGACCAGCCGCGCGAGCCGGTACGGGAGCGGCACGCGGCCCGGAACCGGCCGCAGCCGCCGCGCGAGCGCGCGGAGGTGCCCGCGCCCGCGAGCGCGCCGGACTCCGCTCCGGTGCCGCAGCCGGCCGGCGCCGACGACGCGCCCGCCCGCACCCGGATCCCCGCGGCCCGGCGCGCCCCCGGCGCGGAAGCCGCCGCGGCCCGCGCCCGGCGCACGAGGGTGCTCGCGCGCCGCCGCCGCACCACCGTCGTCCTCTTCCTCGCCTTCACCCTGGGCGCCGTCGTCGCCGCGGTCGGCGGACTCGCCTTCCTGTGGGCGCCTGCCGCGCCCGCCGTGCTGCTCAGCGCGTACATCGCCTATCTGCGCACCCAGGAGCGCAACCGCTTCGCCTACCAGATGGACCGCCGCCGCGCCGAGGCCGCCGCGCAGCGGCTGCGGGAGAACCGGCGCCCGCCGCGCCGCCGCGCCGCCCTGGGCCCGGACACGGAGGCGGACACGGAGGAACCCGACGCGGGCCCCGAACCGGAGACCGATCCCGGCCTCTCCGCGCTCGCCGCCGACCGGCGCGCCCTGGTCGAGCAGACCGACCACGCCGAGTGGCTCGACCAGCAGCAGCGCGAGCGCAGGCGGCGCCCCGGCCGGGGCGAGAGCTGGGAGCCGGTGCCCGTGCCGCTGCCGACGTACGTGACCGCGCCGGTCGCCCCGCGCGCCACCTCGGACGTGGACCTCGGCGCCCCCGACACCTGGAGCTCGGCGCGCTCCTCCGCGGCCCTGCCCGAGCAGGAGGCCGCCCCCGCCGCCGCGGAGCCGCAGGCGCCCGCCCCGGACGCCGCGGCGGGCACGGAGGACCGCCCGGCCGCCGACGGCCGCAGCGACGCCCGCCGCGCCGCCTCGGCCCGCCGCTCCCGCGAGCGCGGGCGCACCCCGCTCTTCGACCAGTACGAGGACGGCGACCGGCCGCGCGCGGCCAACGAGTAG
- the glp gene encoding molybdotransferase-like divisome protein Glp, whose translation MSSAAHHTADPDRLWSVDEHLEDVLTTVRPLEPIELQLLDAQGCVLVEDVMVPLSLPPFDNSSMDGYAVRVADVAGASEEFPASLEVVGDVAAGAGAPVRVGPGQAARIMTGAPLPPGAETVVPVEWTDGGLGAGPVRGMRARSLAPEGATGQVRVHRPAEARAHVRASGSDVQAGDLALKAGTVLGPPQLGLLAAIGRGTVRVRPRPRVVVLSTGSELVQPGEQLAGGQIHDSNSFALTAAARDAGAIGYRVGAVADDADTLRSTIEDQLVRADLLVTTGGVSVGAYDVVKEALSHVGDEDEPGGGVEFRKLAMQPGKPQGFGTVGPDHIPLLALPGNPVSSYVSFELFVRPAIRTLMGLPDVHRPTTRAKLVCDKALTSPRGRRQFLRGTYRDGEVRPVGGSGSHLVAALAQADSLIVVPEDAESVESGTEVEVVLLG comes from the coding sequence TTGAGCAGTGCAGCGCACCACACCGCAGACCCGGACCGCCTGTGGTCGGTGGACGAGCACCTGGAGGACGTCCTCACCACCGTCCGCCCGCTCGAACCCATCGAGCTGCAACTGCTCGACGCCCAGGGGTGCGTCCTCGTCGAGGACGTCATGGTGCCCCTGTCCCTCCCGCCGTTCGACAACAGCTCCATGGACGGGTACGCGGTGCGGGTCGCCGACGTCGCCGGCGCCAGCGAGGAGTTCCCGGCCTCTCTGGAGGTCGTCGGGGACGTCGCCGCGGGCGCGGGCGCCCCGGTCCGGGTCGGCCCGGGGCAGGCCGCCCGGATCATGACCGGCGCCCCGCTGCCGCCCGGCGCCGAGACCGTCGTCCCGGTGGAGTGGACCGACGGCGGGCTCGGCGCGGGCCCGGTGCGCGGTATGCGGGCCCGCAGCCTCGCCCCGGAGGGCGCCACCGGGCAGGTGCGCGTCCACCGTCCCGCCGAGGCACGCGCGCACGTGCGCGCCAGCGGCAGCGACGTCCAGGCCGGTGACCTCGCCCTGAAGGCCGGCACGGTCCTCGGGCCGCCGCAGCTCGGGCTGCTCGCCGCGATCGGCCGCGGCACCGTACGCGTGCGCCCGCGCCCGCGCGTGGTGGTGCTGTCCACCGGCAGCGAACTGGTGCAGCCCGGCGAGCAGCTGGCGGGCGGCCAGATCCACGACTCCAACAGCTTCGCCCTGACCGCGGCGGCCCGCGACGCCGGCGCCATCGGCTACCGGGTGGGCGCCGTCGCCGACGACGCCGACACCCTGCGCTCCACCATCGAGGACCAGCTCGTCCGCGCCGATCTGCTGGTCACCACCGGCGGGGTCAGCGTCGGCGCGTACGACGTCGTCAAGGAGGCGCTGTCGCACGTCGGGGACGAGGACGAGCCGGGCGGCGGAGTGGAGTTCCGCAAGCTCGCCATGCAGCCCGGCAAGCCCCAGGGGTTCGGCACCGTGGGCCCCGACCACATCCCGCTGCTCGCGCTGCCCGGCAACCCGGTCTCCTCCTACGTCTCCTTCGAACTGTTCGTGCGCCCGGCCATCCGCACCCTGATGGGCCTGCCGGACGTCCACCGGCCCACCACGCGCGCGAAGCTGGTCTGCGACAAGGCGCTCACCTCGCCGCGGGGCCGCAGGCAGTTCCTGCGCGGGACGTACCGGGACGGCGAGGTGCGGCCGGTCGGCGGCTCCGGATCGCATCTGGTCGCGGCCCTCGCGCAGGCCGACTCCCTCATCGTCGTCCCCGAGGACGCCGAGTCCGTCGAGTCCGGCACCGAGGTCGAGGTGGTCCTGCTCGGCTGA
- the moaC gene encoding cyclic pyranopterin monophosphate synthase MoaC — MSTQDRPPYDPRAAAPHPEGSEGRLTHIDEAGAARMVDVSGKDVTARTARASGRVRVAPRVIELLRGEGVPKGDALATARIAGIMGAKRTPDLIPLCHPLSVSGVKLDLSVADDAVEITATVRTTDRTGVEMEALTAVCVAALTVVDMVKAVDKGAVITDVGVEEKTGGKSGDWSRA; from the coding sequence ATGAGCACGCAGGACCGACCCCCGTACGACCCCCGCGCCGCGGCGCCGCATCCTGAGGGATCCGAAGGCCGCCTCACGCACATCGACGAGGCGGGCGCCGCCCGGATGGTCGACGTGTCCGGCAAGGACGTGACCGCGCGTACCGCACGCGCCAGCGGACGCGTCCGTGTCGCGCCCCGCGTGATCGAGCTGCTGCGCGGCGAGGGCGTCCCCAAGGGCGACGCCCTGGCCACCGCGCGGATCGCCGGGATCATGGGCGCCAAGCGCACCCCCGACCTCATCCCGCTGTGCCACCCGCTGTCGGTGTCGGGTGTGAAACTGGACCTGTCGGTCGCGGACGACGCCGTGGAGATCACGGCGACCGTGAGGACGACGGACCGCACGGGCGTGGAGATGGAGGCGCTCACCGCGGTCTGCGTCGCCGCGCTCACCGTGGTCGACATGGTCAAGGCGGTGGACAAGGGGGCGGTCATCACGGACGTCGGGGTCGAGGAGAAGACGGGCGGCAAGTCGGGCGACTGGAGCCGGGCATGA
- the galU gene encoding UTP--glucose-1-phosphate uridylyltransferase GalU → MSHAHPRISKAVIPAAGLGTRFLPATKATPKEMLPVVDKPAIQYVVEEAVSAGLDDVLMVTGRNKRPLEDHFDRNYELESALEKKADAERLAKVRESSDLAMIHYVRQGDPKGLGHAVLCAAPHVGEEPFAVLLGDDLIDPRDPLLQRMIEVQGQHGGSVVALMEVEPEQIHLYGCAAVEATADSDVVRVTGLVEKPEPADAPSNYAIIGRYVLDPHIFEILRRTEPGRGGEIQLTDALQHLAEAETAGGPVHGVVFKGRRYDTGDRGDYLRAIVRLACEREDLGPGFRTWLQRYVAEEM, encoded by the coding sequence ATGAGTCACGCGCACCCCAGGATCAGCAAGGCTGTCATTCCCGCGGCAGGCCTCGGCACCCGGTTCCTGCCGGCCACCAAGGCCACTCCCAAGGAGATGCTGCCGGTCGTGGACAAGCCCGCGATCCAGTACGTGGTCGAGGAGGCCGTCTCCGCCGGCCTCGACGACGTCCTCATGGTGACGGGCCGCAACAAGCGCCCGCTGGAGGACCACTTCGACCGCAACTACGAGCTGGAATCGGCCCTGGAGAAGAAGGCCGACGCCGAACGGCTCGCCAAGGTGCGGGAGTCCAGCGACCTGGCGATGATCCACTACGTCCGCCAGGGCGACCCGAAGGGACTGGGGCACGCGGTGCTCTGCGCGGCCCCGCACGTGGGGGAGGAGCCGTTCGCCGTCCTGCTCGGTGACGACCTGATCGACCCGCGCGACCCGCTGCTCCAGCGGATGATCGAGGTGCAGGGGCAGCACGGCGGCAGCGTCGTGGCCCTCATGGAGGTCGAGCCCGAGCAGATCCACCTCTACGGCTGCGCGGCCGTGGAGGCCACCGCGGACAGCGACGTCGTCCGGGTGACCGGCCTGGTGGAGAAGCCGGAACCGGCCGACGCCCCCTCGAACTACGCCATCATCGGGCGCTACGTCCTCGACCCGCACATCTTCGAGATACTGCGCAGGACCGAGCCCGGCCGCGGCGGCGAGATCCAGCTCACCGACGCCCTCCAGCACCTGGCGGAGGCCGAGACCGCCGGCGGCCCGGTGCACGGCGTCGTCTTCAAGGGCCGCCGCTATGACACCGGCGACCGCGGCGACTACCTCCGTGCCATTGTCAGACTCGCGTGCGAACGTGAGGACCTGGGTCCCGGCTTCCGGACCTGGCTTCAGCGGTACGTAGCCGAGGAGATGTGA
- a CDS encoding penicillin acylase family protein — protein MPPNTTATSGDKPGKSGRKKGRKARLIVLVLVLAIIGGIAYGAYWSVSTVRASFPQTKGSTTLQGLSGPVDVKRDGYGIPQIYASSPEDLFMAQGFVQAQDRFYEMDVRRHMTSGRLSEMFGKGQVDNDEFLRTLGWDRVAQQEYDKKLSPATKKYLQAYSQGVNAYLKGRDAADISLEYAALGFTNDYRPAQWTPVDSVAWLKAMAWDLRGNMQDEIDRALMTSRLGPKQIKDLYPDYPYSRNKPIITQGRYDESEGAFDGGASGSGSSGGSGADPGSDGTGLPDGGSGVPASGTTDTGTGTGTSDPDGSGVQSQLSGLRSVMQNLPAAVGVNGDGIGSNSWVVAGKHTITGKPLLANDPHLGASLPSVWYQMGLHCRAVSGKCPYDVTGYTFAGMPGVVIGHNQDIAWGMTNSGVDVTDLYLEKLSGDGYLRDDKTVPFRTRQETIKVAGGASKKIVVRETENGPLLSDRDDELVQVGKKAQVDTAAPDRGDGYAIALKWTALQAGTTMDAVFAIDQAKDWSGFRSAAAKFDVPSQNLVYADTRGNIGYTLPGRIPKRAKNDDGSVPAPGWDSKYDWKGYLKQGQLPYEYNPKRGYIVTANQAVVDPADYPYRLTTDWGYGTRSQRIADLIQSKIDGGGKISTDDMRQMQMDNSSEIAKLLVPMLLKIDIGDKDVRQAQKLLEGWDYTQDADSAAAAYFNAVWRNILKLAFGNKLPKELRVEGQCLWVEPTGNTGPVDETTKVRECGERSADQAQPDGGDRWFEVVRNLVKQPDSDWWKVPASGTRPKAENRDQLFARALIDARWELTSKLGKDIDTWNWGRLHRLFLKNQTLGTEGPGFLKYVLNRGPWKLSGGEAAVNASGWNAAGGYGVVWVPSMRMVVNLADLDKSKWINLTGASGHAFSAHYTDQTDKWAKGELLPWSYSAGAVDKSTSDTLVLKP, from the coding sequence ATGCCCCCCAACACCACCGCCACATCGGGTGACAAGCCCGGCAAGTCCGGCAGGAAGAAGGGGCGAAAAGCCCGACTGATCGTGCTTGTCCTGGTGCTGGCCATCATCGGAGGCATCGCCTACGGGGCCTACTGGTCCGTCAGCACCGTCCGCGCCTCCTTCCCGCAGACCAAGGGCTCGACCACGCTCCAGGGCCTGTCCGGGCCCGTGGACGTGAAGCGGGACGGCTACGGCATCCCGCAGATCTACGCCTCCTCCCCGGAGGACCTGTTCATGGCGCAGGGCTTCGTCCAGGCGCAGGACCGGTTCTACGAGATGGACGTGCGCCGGCACATGACCTCCGGCCGGCTGTCGGAGATGTTCGGCAAGGGGCAGGTCGACAACGACGAGTTCCTGCGCACCCTGGGCTGGGACCGGGTCGCGCAGCAGGAGTACGACAAGAAGCTGTCGCCCGCCACCAAGAAGTACCTCCAGGCGTACTCCCAGGGCGTCAACGCCTACCTCAAGGGCCGCGACGCCGCGGACATCTCCCTGGAGTACGCGGCGCTGGGCTTCACCAACGACTACCGGCCCGCCCAGTGGACGCCGGTCGACTCGGTCGCCTGGCTGAAGGCGATGGCCTGGGACCTGCGCGGCAACATGCAGGACGAGATCGACCGCGCCCTGATGACCAGCCGCCTCGGCCCCAAGCAGATCAAGGACCTGTACCCGGACTACCCGTACAGCCGGAACAAGCCGATCATCACCCAGGGCCGGTACGACGAGTCCGAGGGCGCGTTCGACGGCGGGGCGAGCGGTTCCGGCTCGTCCGGCGGTTCCGGCGCCGACCCCGGCTCCGACGGCACCGGCCTGCCGGACGGCGGCTCCGGAGTGCCCGCCTCGGGCACCACCGACACCGGCACAGGCACCGGCACCTCGGACCCGGACGGCTCGGGCGTGCAGAGCCAGCTGTCGGGCCTGCGCAGCGTGATGCAGAACCTGCCCGCCGCGGTCGGGGTGAACGGCGACGGCATCGGCTCCAACTCCTGGGTGGTCGCCGGGAAGCACACCATCACCGGCAAGCCGCTGCTCGCCAACGACCCGCACCTGGGCGCCTCGCTGCCGTCCGTCTGGTACCAGATGGGCCTGCACTGCCGCGCCGTGTCCGGCAAGTGCCCCTACGACGTCACCGGCTACACCTTCGCGGGCATGCCCGGTGTGGTCATCGGCCACAACCAGGACATCGCCTGGGGCATGACCAACTCCGGCGTCGACGTCACCGACCTGTACCTGGAGAAGCTCAGCGGCGACGGCTATCTGCGCGACGACAAGACGGTGCCCTTCCGGACCCGGCAGGAGACCATCAAGGTCGCGGGCGGTGCGTCCAAGAAGATCGTCGTCCGCGAGACGGAGAACGGGCCGCTGCTGTCCGACCGCGACGACGAACTGGTGCAGGTCGGCAAGAAGGCCCAGGTCGACACCGCGGCCCCGGACCGCGGCGACGGCTACGCGATCGCCCTGAAGTGGACCGCGCTCCAGGCGGGCACCACCATGGACGCCGTCTTCGCCATCGACCAGGCCAAGGACTGGAGCGGCTTCCGCTCGGCCGCGGCGAAGTTCGACGTGCCCTCGCAGAACCTGGTCTACGCCGACACCCGCGGCAACATCGGCTACACCCTGCCCGGCCGCATCCCCAAGCGCGCCAAGAACGACGACGGCTCGGTCCCGGCGCCGGGCTGGGACTCGAAGTACGACTGGAAGGGCTACCTCAAGCAGGGCCAGCTGCCCTACGAGTACAACCCGAAGCGCGGCTACATCGTCACCGCCAACCAGGCCGTGGTGGACCCGGCCGATTATCCGTACCGGCTCACCACGGACTGGGGCTACGGCACCCGCAGCCAGCGGATCGCCGACCTGATCCAGTCGAAGATCGACGGCGGCGGCAAGATCTCCACCGACGACATGCGCCAGATGCAGATGGACAACAGCAGCGAGATCGCCAAGCTGCTGGTGCCGATGCTGCTGAAGATCGACATCGGCGACAAGGACGTCCGGCAGGCGCAGAAGCTGCTGGAGGGCTGGGACTACACCCAGGACGCCGACTCGGCGGCGGCGGCGTACTTCAACGCGGTGTGGCGCAACATCCTCAAGCTCGCCTTCGGCAACAAGCTGCCCAAGGAGCTGCGCGTCGAGGGCCAGTGCCTGTGGGTGGAGCCGACCGGCAACACCGGTCCGGTGGACGAGACCACCAAGGTGCGCGAGTGCGGCGAGCGCTCGGCCGACCAGGCGCAGCCGGACGGCGGCGACCGCTGGTTCGAGGTGGTCCGCAACCTGGTGAAGCAGCCGGACAGCGACTGGTGGAAGGTGCCGGCCTCCGGTACCCGCCCCAAGGCCGAGAACCGCGACCAGCTCTTCGCGCGCGCCCTGATCGACGCCCGCTGGGAGCTGACCTCCAAGCTCGGCAAGGACATCGACACCTGGAACTGGGGCCGGCTGCACCGCCTGTTCCTGAAGAACCAGACCCTGGGCACCGAGGGGCCCGGCTTCCTGAAGTACGTCCTCAACCGGGGCCCCTGGAAGCTCAGCGGCGGCGAGGCCGCGGTCAACGCCTCCGGGTGGAACGCCGCGGGCGGCTACGGCGTCGTGTGGGTGCCGTCCATGCGGATGGTGGTCAACCTCGCCGACCTCGACAAGTCCAAGTGGATCAACCTCACCGGTGCCTCCGGGCACGCCTTCAGCGCCCACTACACCGACCAGACGGACAAGTGGGCCAAGGGCGAGCTGCTGCCCTGGTCGTACTCGGCCGGCGCGGTCGACAAGAGCACGAGCGACACCCTGGTGCTCAAGCCGTGA
- a CDS encoding potassium/proton antiporter yields the protein MTVHHLNQLLLACSLVLLVAVAAVRISSRSGLPSLLVYLGIGIVMGADGLGHIHFSNAEMTQVIGYAALVVILAEGGLGTKWKEIRPVLPSASVLALLGVAVSVGVTAAGAHYLTGLEWRQALIIGAVVSSTDAAAVFSVLRRIPLPARVTGTLEAESGFNDAPVVILVVAFSAAGPVEHWYVLLGEIALELAIGAAIGLAVGWLGSWGLKHVALPASGLYPIAVMAIAVTAYAAGALAHGSGFLAVYLASMVLGNAKLPHWPATRGFAEGLGWIAQIGMFVLLGLLVTPHELVDDFVPALLIGLVLTMVARPLSVLVSLLPFRVPWSEQALMSWAGLRGAVPIILATIPMVNGVDASGRIFNIVFVLVVVYTLVQGPTLPWLARKLRLGGGEEAADLGIESAPLERLRGHLLSVAIPEGSRMHGVEVAELRLPAGSAVTLVVRDGKSFVPLPTTVLRRGDELLVVATDPVREAAERRLRAVGRGGKLASWLGANGAGASGPG from the coding sequence CTGACTGTCCACCACCTCAACCAGCTCCTGCTCGCCTGCTCCCTCGTCCTGCTCGTCGCGGTCGCGGCGGTGCGGATCTCCTCCCGCAGCGGGCTCCCCAGCCTGCTCGTGTACCTGGGGATCGGCATCGTCATGGGTGCGGACGGCCTCGGCCACATCCACTTCAGCAACGCCGAGATGACCCAGGTCATCGGCTACGCGGCCCTCGTGGTGATCCTCGCCGAGGGCGGGCTCGGTACGAAGTGGAAGGAGATCCGGCCGGTTCTGCCGTCCGCCTCCGTGCTGGCGCTGCTCGGGGTCGCGGTCAGTGTCGGCGTCACGGCGGCCGGCGCCCATTACCTGACCGGCCTGGAATGGCGCCAGGCCCTCATCATCGGCGCGGTGGTCTCCTCCACCGACGCGGCGGCCGTCTTCTCCGTGCTGCGCCGCATCCCCCTGCCCGCGCGCGTGACGGGCACGCTGGAGGCCGAGTCCGGCTTCAACGACGCCCCGGTGGTCATCCTGGTCGTCGCCTTCTCCGCGGCGGGCCCGGTGGAGCACTGGTACGTGCTGCTGGGCGAGATAGCGCTGGAGCTGGCCATCGGCGCGGCCATCGGCCTCGCGGTGGGCTGGCTCGGCTCCTGGGGCCTCAAGCACGTCGCCCTGCCGGCCTCCGGCCTCTACCCCATCGCCGTGATGGCGATCGCGGTCACCGCCTACGCCGCCGGAGCGCTGGCCCACGGCAGCGGCTTCCTGGCCGTCTATCTGGCGTCGATGGTCCTCGGCAACGCCAAGCTGCCGCACTGGCCCGCCACCCGCGGCTTCGCCGAGGGGCTCGGCTGGATCGCCCAGATCGGCATGTTCGTCCTGCTCGGCCTGCTGGTCACCCCGCACGAACTGGTCGACGACTTCGTGCCCGCCCTGCTGATCGGCCTGGTCCTGACCATGGTCGCGCGGCCGCTGAGCGTGCTGGTCAGCCTGCTGCCCTTCCGGGTGCCCTGGTCCGAGCAGGCCCTGATGTCGTGGGCCGGGCTGCGCGGCGCCGTCCCCATCATCCTGGCCACCATCCCCATGGTGAACGGCGTCGACGCCAGCGGACGCATCTTCAACATCGTCTTCGTGCTCGTCGTCGTCTACACCCTGGTGCAGGGCCCGACGCTGCCCTGGCTGGCCCGCAAGCTCCGGCTGGGCGGCGGGGAGGAGGCCGCCGACCTCGGCATCGAGTCGGCACCCCTGGAGCGGCTGCGCGGCCACCTGCTGTCCGTCGCCATCCCCGAGGGGTCGCGGATGCACGGCGTGGAGGTGGCCGAGCTGCGACTGCCCGCCGGATCCGCGGTCACCCTGGTCGTCCGCGACGGAAAATCGTTTGTCCCGCTGCCGACGACCGTCCTCAGGCGCGGCGACGAACTCCTCGTCGTCGCCACCGACCCGGTCCGCGAGGCCGCGGAGCGCCGCCTGCGCGCGGTCGGCCGGGGCGGCAAGCTGGCGAGCTGGCTGGGCGCCAACGGGGCGGGGGCGAGCGGGCCCGGGTGA
- a CDS encoding MogA/MoaB family molybdenum cofactor biosynthesis protein, whose product MTLDTPPGGTPSGGAPAAPYRALVVTASNRAAAGVYEDRGGPLIAAALGRLGFAVDGPRVVPDGDPVQAALSAAVEAGYDVVVTTGGTGISPTDRTPEATRRVIDREVPGIAEAIRAFGRQKVPTAALSRGLAGVAGRTLIVNLPGSTGGVKDGLAVLEPLLTHAVDQVRGGDHPRPGAGAGGAS is encoded by the coding sequence ATGACACTCGACACGCCCCCCGGCGGCACGCCCTCCGGCGGCGCGCCCGCCGCGCCGTACCGCGCGCTGGTGGTCACCGCCTCCAACCGGGCCGCCGCCGGGGTCTACGAGGACCGGGGCGGCCCGCTGATCGCCGCGGCCCTCGGCCGTCTCGGCTTCGCCGTCGACGGCCCGCGCGTCGTCCCGGACGGCGACCCGGTGCAGGCCGCGCTGAGCGCCGCCGTCGAGGCCGGCTACGACGTCGTGGTCACCACCGGCGGCACCGGCATCTCGCCCACCGACCGCACCCCGGAGGCGACCCGCCGGGTGATCGACCGCGAGGTGCCGGGCATCGCCGAGGCGATCCGGGCCTTCGGCCGCCAGAAGGTGCCGACCGCCGCGCTGTCCCGCGGGCTGGCCGGAGTCGCCGGACGGACCCTGATCGTCAACCTGCCGGGCTCCACCGGCGGGGTGAAGGACGGACTGGCGGTGCTGGAGCCGCTGTTGACGCACGCGGTCGACCAGGTGCGCGGCGGCGACCACCCCCGGCCCGGCGCCGGAGCCGGGGGTGCGAGCTGA
- a CDS encoding 5-formyltetrahydrofolate cyclo-ligase — MSHIGRTAAPGKRALRQELLAARDRLTADDVREAGEALARRALELPELAQARTVAAYVSVGTEPGTLALLDALRARGVRVLLPALLPDNDLDWGAYAGEGSLARVRHGGRMALFEPAGQRLGPDAVTAADVVLLPGLAADGRGMRLGRGGGSYDRVLARLERAQARPALVVLLYDREVVGHVPAEPHDRPVQAVVTPSGVRRLA; from the coding sequence TTGAGCCACATCGGACGGACCGCGGCACCCGGCAAGCGGGCCCTGCGGCAGGAACTCCTCGCGGCGCGCGACCGCCTGACCGCGGACGACGTGCGCGAGGCGGGCGAGGCACTGGCCCGGCGCGCGCTGGAGCTGCCGGAGCTGGCACAGGCGCGCACGGTGGCCGCGTACGTCTCCGTGGGCACCGAGCCGGGCACCCTGGCGCTGCTCGACGCGCTGCGCGCGCGGGGGGTGCGCGTGCTGCTGCCCGCGCTGCTTCCGGACAACGACCTGGACTGGGGCGCGTACGCCGGGGAGGGGTCCCTCGCGCGCGTGCGGCACGGCGGGCGGATGGCGCTGTTCGAGCCGGCCGGACAGCGGCTCGGCCCGGACGCCGTTACCGCCGCCGACGTGGTCCTGCTGCCCGGTCTGGCGGCCGACGGGCGCGGGATGCGGCTGGGCCGCGGCGGCGGCTCCTACGACCGGGTCCTGGCCCGGCTGGAGCGGGCACAGGCGCGGCCCGCGCTCGTGGTGCTGCTCTACGACCGCGAGGTCGTCGGACACGTCCCGGCCGAGCCGCACGACCGGCCGGTGCAGGCGGTGGTGACCCCCTCGGGGGTCCGGCGCCTGGCCTGA